The sequence CAAAATTGTCTTAGCGTCATTACAAGTTTTAATATGTAATATTTGTCTGTAGTACATATTACAATTTGGAGTTGgtattgaaaataaataaataaataaaaagtaatCCCACAAATCAAAATCATAACCATATATAAGAAGATAAATTTATATAGAACTTATATCACATGAACGAGACTAATAATGATCTTAAGACAATTTCAAGATTGTATTGGGACTATAAGAGCATACACAATGGGCGAGGAAGTCCAAACAATGAAGTGGGCTTACTCGCCCATTTCAATTATGGCACCTTCAAGGGCGAGAATGTTACACGAGGGATGGACCTCGTACAATGTTGCATAAGGGGCCCGCATGGATTTTTTACTTGCGGTGAAGCCCAGTAtgcaacaatttttttaaaaaaaaaagctaaTGAGATCTCATTGTCAGATTAATTTGACtctttaaatattaaaattaattcaaaaaatttttaaaacaaaaaataaataaatttaataattaaatatgtttttttaaaaaaaagagtgaatGAAATGATTGGGTTGTTGTAGATTAATGATCAAGATCATTTTAttctttaaaatttgttttaaaatagaaaaatcattataaaaatttaaaattcgaaaaaaataaaaaataataatggggatgaataattaatcatgtatttttcttaattatgtgtgttatttttaaattatatttttaaaattatgtataagcttttaaattttaattacgtgtaatattaaattttttcaatcatatgaaattttattttgtgttgaattattcatatatttaattaaataaaaaattaacatttcaacacaaaaaattttatattttaacatCTTCTCTACAATATCATCTCACCCTCGCAGAATAATGAGATGAAATTATCATCGTTGACATGAGTATGTCTTGAAGTTACCAACTTAATCATACCAACATTCTCACACCTTTGTATAAGACAACGTCAACGGATGAAAAGTTACTTACATCAACTCATACTTGAGCAATTAAGTATTGATTGtgctaataaatatttttttatcatatttaatatatattacaaaCACCGTGTTgattgtttgaattattttatttatcagcTTTATAAtcgtaaaatatttaaaaatattttatctcaCTGATAATGTAAGATATCATGACATAATTATCATTTGATATGCGCATTTCCTTCTTCGAAAAGGCTTCAAGTAATTACAAATAACGACAACTTGATAATAAAACGTCAAAAAACTTAGAGACATTTTGATTAAACTGTCACGAAAGACGACTATTCGCTTCAAACCATCACAAATAACGATATTTCATCTATTCCTATATATTATGTAAAAGTTCTTTAGTGGTCTCTTGGTGTGCCCattaaaataatacataaattaaaaaaaaaaaaaaacacaaccgCTTTTTTCCACTATCTCATTTTTTTCTTCAActttgatttcttttttttttctttttttttctttttctcaccaatttttgtatttaatatataatacaataattttatttggaagttttaattgaaatataattttattaaaaaaatggaCTATTTAGCACGCAATGCGTGCAACAAAATGACTAGTAATTAATAAAACACCACAAAAGTTATAGACGGTTTCGTTTAACCCTTTCAAATAGCTACAATTTTATAATAAACTATGGCTAGAATTTGTGACGGTTTAATCAAAACCGTcgttaatttttataaaaacttAGTTCAAATATCAACAATGATGTATAAAAAAACCATTGTAATTGTCAGCGACAGTTTGTTATAAACCACCGCTTAAATTTGTGACGGCTTTTTTAAAACAGTAAAAAAAACTCCgtgtttttttaatgaaaatgtTTATCGTGTAGTCGGGGccctaggggtgcaaacgaactgaacctgttcgtgagctttacgagtccgctcgataaatatttgattcgtattcgaaattaacgaactcgagccgaattcgaacatgttcgaactttttttcgagccgagctcagCCGAAATTAtactgttcgatagttcgcgaatagtttgCAAACCTtaacatttaattaatataatataattatataataaatatatatacatttcgaactttttttcgaacatttcgagcttttcgaaccattatatccgaatagttcacgaataggttcgaatatttcgagtcgaactcgaactcgaacttcatttcgagccgagctcgagccaaaatatttgaaattatcgaacttcgaatcgagctcgaactcgaatacgAACTCgaaactcgaacttcatttcgagccgagctcgagccaaaatatttgaaattatcgaacttcgaatcgagctcgaactcgaatatactcttatcgagccgaattcgagccttaaaattttaccattattcggctcgattcggttcgtttgcaccctaCGACGGGCTAAGCCATATTGTATGATATGATATGCTGATATTATTTAGAAACAATATTTGGATGTCTCATATCGCCAGTAcaagccttttttttttttttttttttttgagagagaGAAATCGCCAGTACAAGTTTTAATATGTAATTACAATACACTCACCACTGAATTCACGTGCTTGGGTTAGAATACAATTActcttttttaaattaaaaaaaaaaattactaataCATAATTTAAGAGTTGTGGCTTGACGATATACGAGTTTTGACTGTAATAATGGATCATTGGGAGtccttaattaatttttatatatagatgGAAGATCCAAGTTACAGTCCCAGCAGTGGGCACATGCTGATGCTGCCTCTACCCTCAATCCCTATCATCACTATAAATACTCTGCCCATCATTCTTTTGTTATCCCATTCATCTCCCAACCCCTCTTAATTATTCACCATTTTCATCACATTTTACAAAAACCCACTATTTATTTCTTCCTAAAAAGATATGTCGGAAGAAGGGAAATTGTTGGGCAGCAGCAGCTGCGGGAGTGAGGCTGTTTCCGGGCCTATTCGCCGCGTTCTTCTCATCTCCGCCGGCGCCACTCACTCTGTTGCTCTCCTCTGTGAGTCTACAAGTCTTGTATCTATAGTGTATGTACGTGCTGATTCTTGAGTAGAAAGGATTTTGTAGGGCCGGGGGGAAAAGGATCAAGATTTTCTGGTacataattcaagaaatatgaATCAAAAAACAGGCCAAGATTTGATTTTTAGATGTAAATATTGTTGGAGGTGGGGAAACCAAGATTTGAGTGATTTTTCACTCGAGGGTCCATCTTTCTAGTTATGATCCACTTGTGATTCTTCATCTGGTTTTGTATATTCAAAATAAGCATGATTTAGATTACAACTTTTGGATGAGAATCTTGATGAAAAGGTTTCTTTTgggttgaatttatattttattattcctCAAAACTCAAGATTCAATCGGTACTTAGTTTTCATTATGCTTTAGTGAGTAAAGTTTgcatataattaaaatcattataCACATACATTTATGCAGCAATAATGATTTCATCTGTTTTTTTACCTTTCTTATTAATATGAGTAAAAAAAAGGCCGATGAGTTGGTTGGTAGTAGTTAATTTTGTATGGACAATAATGATCCACGTACGTTTTTGTGTCTGCTTGTTGAATTTAATAAGGGCAATAATACGACTGTTTGTGTTCACATTCTGTCACCCTATTGGATGCTTCTTTGACAAATTTGTTTAATAATTCAAAGGAAGTCTATCGTGCATGTTACATGTTTTTCAGGAAAATTGGAGAAGTTTTGAGATTTCTTGGAGTTTGTGacgttaaaatattttattttaaattaattataatcacaataaataaatagatcGGATTAGAAATCCGTCTAATAAACGTACAGGTTTTGTGCaagtaattaataattaatataacaaCTTGTCTTTTAATACAATGTTCACTAACCGATAAATCACAACTTTTTTTTAACATAAATTAATGAGTTCTCGATTGTGGTCTAGTTTTGTTTcaatatatacataaatatcaTAATATTATTCCTCGTTTGACCGAGTAAAAGGAATCCATTTTCCTGTTTTCTAGGAGCTATAacgtaaaaataatattttataaaatctatgtTATAAAGTTGGATTTTGTACTTAATAAAATTGtgcattttttgtttttatttttgaaaagtgGCAAGCTAACTCGTTGTTCATTAACCTAGGAGTACTTTTAAGTTTGTTATGTTCAAAAGTAGATCATTCTCTTTCCCCAAAAGAAGTAGAGtagaatttgattgatttattctCTAATGGATTTCCATGTTAGCTTGATGAAAAAAATAATGTCATATTCATATTTGTCACacgttaaaataaaaatataatcggGAAATATCATCCAAAATTAATAGCTTGGTTTTGCTGAGGAATCTTTGTTTTGATAAATGAAGCTCGAGTTGTTGGAGCAACTGACTCTTCTTCTTGCTTCATGGAACACATTGATATGTATAAAACTTGTAGTTGTACTTTAAGCTTGTGACAAACATAAGACTTGGATGATGAGTACAGATGCTTGGCATTAGGTTAATTATGCTTTTAGATTGACTGCATTGTAGTTCCATTTAATGATTGGAATGGTAAGTTTGATGAGGATCACGCGTGGCTCAATGCAGCCGGTAACGTTGTTTGCTCGTGGGGAAGGGGAGAAGATGGGCAGTTAGGACTTGGAGATGCTGAAGATCGGTTTTCTCCGACTCAAGTGAGTGCATTGGATGGGCAGGAAATAGTGTCTGTTACTTGTGGAGCTGACCACACAACTGCTTACTCTGATTCACTTTTGCAAGTGTTCAGCTGGGGATGGTAACGCTTCTGGTTtcgtaaatttatttatatagaaCTCTCGATGCTGAAACATTGTATTTTATTCTGTATTGATTCTGTTTTTCTTTGTTGGATTGAGTCTTTGTTGGGTGAATGTTcaaattatttcattttattgcattacAATTTGCTCATTTATTCAAGATGTTTCAGGGGTGATTTCGGGAGGTTAGGCCACGGAGATTCGAGTGACTTGTTTTCTCCTCAACCAATCAAAGCATTACATGGTTTGAAGATAAAGCAAATTGCTTGTGGAGATAGCCATTGTTTGGCAGTGACGATGGAAGGCGAGGTCCGGAGGTTGGTTCCTTGTTCCCTTTCCCTTGTTTGATGTTTCATTCAAAAACAGCTGAGGATCTTTTAAACGTCGTCTTCTTTATAATTTGTTGAGCTGCGGGATGGTTTATTGTGTATGATGAGTTAGTTGATGCTACCTTTAACTCTAGCTCGAGAATCCTTACTATTTCATTCTTCGTATCAAGGCTTTCGTGTTATGTTTTTGCACTCTGATCttgcttatgttatgtattcAACTGCAGTTGGGGACGGAATCAAAACGGCCAACTAGGTCTTGGGACGACAGAGGACTCCCTTTTGCCCAAAAGGATCGAAGCTTTCGAGGTATTCTTCGTTAATCTATCATCAGAAACTTCTAGTCCTCCTTTCTTTCTTATCGATCAGAACATAAGATACTGTGCTTCTTCCTAAAAACTCTCATATCCTTCCCTCTTTCCTTGGCATTCTTAGAAAACAAATTATGTCAAAAGAAACATTATTTAtcgccttttttttttttgctgttTGTAGGGAATACCAGTAAAAATGGTTGCTGCTGGAGCAGAACACACGGCTGCTGTAACAGAAGACGGCGAGCTCTATGGCTGGGGCTGGGGTCGATATGGTAATTTAGGTTTAGGTGATAGAGATGACCGTTTAGTACCAGGGAAAGTTTCAAGCGTTGAGGTACTTTTATCTAATCTTGGAAATAACACTGTGTTTACTTGTTCTTGTTTCTGTGTTTCCTAAATATCGCGGTGACGTCTTGTTGCAGGGAGAAAAGATGGTTCTGGTGGCGTGTGGATGGCGACACACAATATCTGTCTCATCATCGGGTGGATTGTATACTTACGGATGGAGCAAATACGGCCAACTAGGACATGGGGACTTTGAAGATCACCTTGTCCCTCATAAGCTGGAGTCCTTGAGTGGGAGCTGTATTTCTCAAGTAATTTCTCTTCATGGGAcaagttaaatttaaaagaCTCTTCCCAGTTTCTGGTTAAGTTCAGCAGATGAGACACCAATCTCATGTTTTCTCTTATTCTAGTATATAGCATACGTAACGATCAACTGCGAAAAAATACCTAGTAATAAATATGTTACTCTTACGGATTTTCATGAAGGGAACTATTTTCTCAGATTTCAGGGGGCTGGAGACATACAATGGCGGTGACGACAGATGGAAAACTATATGGTTGGGGCTGGAATAAGGTTCAGTGTCTATTCTTTTTCCCTACTATGGCCTGAATATTATGATACATAGAATTTTATTTTGTACGTctcatatgatcatatgattctAAACTACTCTTGGGATCTCTATGAGTTGATTCTAAATGTCAACCTTTTGACACACAGTTCGGTCAAGTCGGAGTTGGCGACAATGTAGATCACTGCTCGCCTGCACAAGTCAAATTTCCGCTTGATCAGGTTTATCTTTCTTCTCGAACTCGGTTACTTTACTTTCAAAGACACACCTTTTGTCTCATAGCTAGGTTCATTTGCGTTTGAGATACCTAAAATGGGAACTTGACAATATATTTCTGATTAAACTCTTGTTTGTTTTGTGCTGACAGAAAGTAGTAAATATCTCGTGTGGTTGGAGGCATACACTTGCTGTTACCGAAGGCCAAAACGTGTTCTCCTGGGGAAGGGGAACAAACGGTCAGCTCGGCCACGGTGAATCTGTCGACAGGTAAAAATACGTCATCCTCATATCCGAGTCTCATGGTACAAGGTTCGGGAATTAGCATCTTGTGCTATTCATCCAAGCTTCATGCAATACTTCTATCACGCATTCGTGCTTctcatattatatatagatgATGAGTGCATTCTGATGATTTCGCTGCATTAATATCAAATCTGCAGGAACCTCCCAAAGATTATAGAGGCATTAAGCGTGGACGGAACAAGTGGGAAGCACATAGAAGCCTCAAAACCCGACGTATCATCAGGTACTGCGTGCCGTATATATTAACCTCGCGTTTCTCCTACTTCTTTCCTTTACAGTTGTTTCAGTTGTCATGTAAACGCGATCTCGTCGTGACTAAAGCCTTTATCATCAATCAGAAAAAACTTGGATCTCCCCTACTGAGAGATATGCAGTTGTCCCCAATGAGAATGTGagctattattctttgcatttccCCTCTATATCAGCAACACTGTATACTTTTAGCTGTAAGTTATGTTATTAGCTTTCTTGAAACAGGTTGGAGGCAACGGAAACGACGTAAATGTCCCCGAAAAGGACGTGAAAAGAATTAGGACATGAAACTAGCCAATGCAATCTCAAAAAAGCAGGCGAGCCAAGCTGGTGCAACTTTTTTGTATGTCACGAGGTCGCGGATATCTCGATAGAGACTGTCTACATTCTCGACGGTGTATCCGCTGACTCGTTCGCtagtcaaaaataaataaataaataaagaaatctTGTTTAATGATCGAATGTACTTGGTGATCGAGAGTGGAGATCTCGCGTATTTGTGTGAGAAACACAAGCTAAACACACTAGATGGAAAGTGTGGGAGGCTAGTTTTGGCAATCTTGGTAGTTATCGTGAGGTtcctttttaataataataatataatatattataatttatctTTCTTATCTTTTTTTCACGGGCAAACATGTCAATGTATCCCTTATGGGTTATCATTAGACATTTAGACCTAATACaactaattttaaatttcaatttgaTTTTTTAGGAGGAGAAATACTTTCGatgtagcatagactaacctGTTTCGAACGAGTAATGTGGTGAGACTTCATGGTAataaatcttctctcccaactcATAAaaccttatttaaaaataataataataatatcccAACTCGTAtaaaaacttaataaaatagataaaattaaaaatattgtcTATTAATTTGAGCTACAAGAATTGAAGTTTGGAATTTGACAAATGGTCTGTGTCCTCTcggaaaaatattaaaattgtaattttcaGTAAAACGAAGTTGTCGTAGAGAAATATATTGAAaccgaaattttgaatttttttttggaattcaCGAAACAATATTTATAaggaaaaattgatttttttgatCCTGTATGTTTAtgactttgcgatttcggtcttttatattttcatatttcagttttagtctgctaattttatttttattgaaattttagtccttttttatgtggcaccaatgcagtgctgatgtggagctgacgtgtacagtgcacGTCAGAATTTTCGAAGAATAAAGAccgaaattaccaaaaatcgGAACATACAGGACtgaaactgaaatatgaaaatatagatgaccaaaatcgcaaagtgacaaacatacaagaccaaAATTATAGTTTTCCCtatttataaattcaaaaatattatgtaATGAAATGCCCAATTttaagagatatattgtattaaCAACAttgacataatttttttaataccaAAAGTTTCGATATAACATACTGTATGAGTGAAATTTTTCGATACATATCGCACATAActagaaaaaaatttcaatatatATCGTACACAACCATCTCTAATTATCTATTTTTGGGAGATTTAGAACATCTAATTTTGGTGTGATGCtctacatttttttaaaatcctaaatatatttttctcaaattagtggatattttatttttagttaatacaaaatttcaataaacctaatttattaaatttgtaTCTTATCTTAATCTATCACAATATTCTAACAAAATCTTtccatatttttatctatattttgaatttttatgttcaatAATCATataattgataacataaaaaattaatataatattttaaggtttcaaattttgaaaaatctctcggatttttaaaaaaatatatacgcTACGAAGAGATACTATTTATTAATAGTTATTGTTAATAaagtgaaaaataaatatttaaaaaataaactaaaacaaaatcCTATAAAAGTAAATTACTCGGAATCATCGTGATCATGTCAGAAGAATCTCATGTAATCTAATGTTTATGAATTATATATCTCTTTATATCTCTTCGTAATATAAACCATGATGCTTTGTTTTAATTCGATATTGCATATTTTTTTCATCCATATTCTACTCTATCTAATTAGTAATTACATTAATAAtgattaaatttcaaaaaaaaaaagaagaagcaaTTCTTAAAATAGAAAAACTAgttaatattaattattgagCCGACatgaatatatattaataaataatatatatagtatTTTTCCCCTTATTTCATTTTTATTAAATAGAATATTGATATAACTTGATTAAATATCCTCGTAGAATTAGAAGATTATCAACAATAGGATAAGTGATGTAATAGAGTTGTACCACTACTACAACTAATTTGAAGAAATAAAATCCTAATAGGATTCTACATGATTGCATGTTATATATACTCATATATCTCATGCTAATTTGTTCTAAACATATATCGCAGCCTTGATTGAACATCTATCTTCTCCTCTTCCCCGACTGAATCCTTAAAATTTTTCCTACGATCTCGATGGCACCACCCGTTTTCGCGAACGAGATGGGCGGCGACTCCTTACCGGCGAAGTTGACTATGCAAGTCGTAATTTGTTCCATCATAGCAGCCTGCGGAGGTCTCATGTTTGGCTATGATATCGGCATATCAGGTAGAATCACGattttaatgaaaaattgtTATTTGTTTCAAGAAATCATGAAATCAAGAGATCACAAATATATATCGCATGTACATAATTAATTCTTGTTCATGAATAATATTCCAACTTGATGAAGAAAACATAtgatcgatatatatatatatatgtttacaaTATTCCTTTTCTTgttctgatattgcatgttgtTCAAAATATATAGTACTGCAatctttatatattatattcttGAAAATAATATGTATTTCATAAAGAAATTAGAGTGACGTGAAATTGTACGTGATGCAGGAGGAGTAACGTCCATGGATAGTTTCTTGCTGAAATTCTTCCCCAAGGTTTACGAAAAGAAGCACAGCGCAAAGGAAGATAACTACTGCAAATATGACAATCAGATGCTCCAACTCTTCACATCGTCGCTCTACATAGCAGCGGTGGTTTGCAGCTTCATCGCGTCCCTTTGCTGCAAAAAGTTCGGCCGGAAGCGCACCATGCAGTTGGCCGCCGCCTTCTTTTTGGTCGGAGTCATCCTCAATGCCGCCGCCGTCAATCTCCTTATGCTCATCATCGGCCGCGTTTGTCTAGGTGCCGGAGTTGGCTTTGGAAATCAGGCCGTGCCACTGTTTATATCAGAAATTGCACCAGCAAAATACAGAGGAGGCCTAAACATATGCTTCCAAATGCTAATCACATTAGGCATTTTGATAGCAAATGTAGTAAACTATGGGGCATCCAAAATTGAGACTTATGGGTGGAGGATATCACTGGGTGTAGCTGCATTCCCGGCCATTCTCCTGGGCTTAGGATCTCTTGCCATCGTCGAGACGCCGACTAGCCTGATCGAGCGTGGCAAAACAGAGGATGGTCTAAGGGTACTCAAGAAGATCCGAGGCGTGGAAGACGTTGAAGCAGAGTATAACGCAATCATTGGTGCCACAGAGGCTGCGAAAAAGGCGGGGAACCCATTTAAAAACTTGATGAAAAGATCCAGTATTCCTCCACTTTTCTGTGGAACCATACTGCAAGTGTTCCAGCAATTTACGGGGATCAATGTGATAATGTTTTATGCACCCGTGTTGTTTCAAACAATGGGGCTGGGGTCAAATGCTTCGTTGCTGTCAGCTATGGTTACTGGTTTTGTCAATTCTTTGTCCACTTTGGTTGCAATATTTGGTGTCGATCGGTTCGGAAGAAGGTTTCTACTCAAAGAGGCTGCAGTCCAAATGCTTATTTCTCAGGTTGTGACGGGAGCGATTCTTTACAGCCAATTGGGCTCAACAAATGCCATATCCAAACCATTCTCGGCCGTAGTGATTGTGTTCATCTGTGTATTTGTGATGGGTTTCGCCTGGTCATGGGGTCCCCTCGGCTGGTTGATCCCGAGTGAGATATTCCCACTGGAGACACGCACTGCCGGCTTCTTCTTCGCGGTCAGCACCAACATGATCTGCACCTTCATAATTGCTCAAGCTTTCTTGACCATGCTTTGCCATATGAGGTCGggtatcttcttcttcttcgctGCCTGGATCTTCGTCATGGGATGTTTTGCCAAATTCTTCTTGCCCGAAACCAAAGGAATCCCCATTGATGAGATGAATGACAGAGTTTGGAACAAACATTGGTTCTGGCGTAGCTTCTTCACCGCGGATAGTGTTACCCCAGAATTAGAACAagtttgattttatttacttCATCTTAGGAATATTtatgtttagattttatttttttttttgcataggATTTATGATGTTTAGATTTTGCTTTCCAGTTAAATTAatactatataatttttttgaactCATATACTATATAATTTTTCACTTGCTCTTTCTTTACATTATTAGCTTAATGATCAAGATTAATTGGATCGTTTCAACCTTTGTATGcctaataaattaaatagttcGTTATACGATTAATTGTTGTTAGATTTTTTTGCTTTCCAGTTAAAT comes from Henckelia pumila isolate YLH828 chromosome 4, ASM3356847v2, whole genome shotgun sequence and encodes:
- the LOC140860818 gene encoding sugar transport protein 8-like, which codes for MQVVICSIIAACGGLMFGYDIGISGGVTSMDSFLLKFFPKVYEKKHSAKEDNYCKYDNQMLQLFTSSLYIAAVVCSFIASLCCKKFGRKRTMQLAAAFFLVGVILNAAAVNLLMLIIGRVCLGAGVGFGNQAVPLFISEIAPAKYRGGLNICFQMLITLGILIANVVNYGASKIETYGWRISLGVAAFPAILLGLGSLAIVETPTSLIERGKTEDGLRVLKKIRGVEDVEAEYNAIIGATEAAKKAGNPFKNLMKRSSIPPLFCGTILQVFQQFTGINVIMFYAPVLFQTMGLGSNASLLSAMVTGFVNSLSTLVAIFGVDRFGRRFLLKEAAVQMLISQVVTGAILYSQLGSTNAISKPFSAVVIVFICVFVMGFAWSWGPLGWLIPSEIFPLETRTAGFFFAVSTNMICTFIIAQAFLTMLCHMRSGIFFFFAAWIFVMGCFAKFFLPETKGIPIDEMNDRVWNKHWFWRSFFTADSVTPELEQV
- the LOC140864143 gene encoding ultraviolet-B receptor UVR8, which codes for MSEEGKLLGSSSCGSEAVSGPIRRVLLISAGATHSVALLSGNVVCSWGRGEDGQLGLGDAEDRFSPTQVSALDGQEIVSVTCGADHTTAYSDSLLQVFSWGWGDFGRLGHGDSSDLFSPQPIKALHGLKIKQIACGDSHCLAVTMEGEVRSWGRNQNGQLGLGTTEDSLLPKRIEAFEGIPVKMVAAGAEHTAAVTEDGELYGWGWGRYGNLGLGDRDDRLVPGKVSSVEGEKMVLVACGWRHTISVSSSGGLYTYGWSKYGQLGHGDFEDHLVPHKLESLSGSCISQISGGWRHTMAVTTDGKLYGWGWNKFGQVGVGDNVDHCSPAQVKFPLDQKVVNISCGWRHTLAVTEGQNVFSWGRGTNGQLGHGESVDRNLPKIIEALSVDGTSGKHIEASKPDVSSEKTWISPTERYAVVPNENVGGNGNDVNVPEKDVKRIRT